ACGCAAAGCGCAACCCGACGGCGGCCAGCTTTACACACCACACACCTGTTGAGGTGGCTTGGACCATCGGCCCGATCCTGATTCTGGTCCTTATCGGCGCGTATTCGTTGCCGATCCTGTTCCGCCAGCAGGAAATCCCGCAGGCTGACGTGACGATCAAGGCAATCGGCAACCAGTGGTACTGGTCTTATGAGTATGTTGACGACGGTTTTGGCTTTGACAGCTACATGATCGGCGCACCGGCCACGCTGACCTCCGAAGAGGAAGAGGCGGGTGCAATTGCAAACCGTTTGGATGACGTGATGGTCGCCAAGCTCGAAGAAGCTGGATATTCACGTAACGAGTGGCTTCTGGCCACCGATACAGCGGTTGTTGTTCCTGTCGGCAAAACGATCGTTATGCAGGTTACAGGGTCGGATGTGATCCACTCATGGACGATCCCTGCATTTGGCGTAAAACAGGACGCCGTTCCCGGTCGTCTGGCAGAACTGTGGTTCAGCGCTGAGAAAGAAGGCGTGTACTTTGGCCAATGTTCAGAGCTTTGCGGTCAGGCTCACGCTTATATGCCTATCACCGTGAAGGTCGTGTCCGAAGCGGCTTATCAAGAGTGGCTGGGCAACGCCAAAGAGGAATACGCGGGTATTCCCCAGACAGTTAAGGTCGCATCTAACTGAGACTGATGAATTGCAGGGTGGGGCAAAGTCCCACCCTCACCTATAACGGAAACGGAAGTTTTCGCTCGATACGACGCCAGGGCGCTTACATGCGCATGCGGCCCGAGACATGAACCTGCGGAAAAAACTGATGACTGATATGACCAACACACCTGCTGGCGAATACGAGGCGCAACTGGGCGATTATTTTGCCCTGCTCAAGCCGCGTGTGATGCAGCTCGTGGTCTTTACAGCAGTAGTGGGGATGCTTGCTGCGCCGACTTCGGTTCATCCGGTCGTTGGCTTTGCGTCGATCCTTTTTGTTGCCATCGGGGCAGGGGCCTCGGGTGCGCTGAACATGTGGTGGGATGCCGACATCGACGCGGTCATGCGCCGCACAGCAAAGCGCCCCATCCCCGCTGGAAAAGTACAACCGGGCGAAGCGCTTGCCCTAGGTGTTGCACTCTCAGGTCTGTCGGTGATGATGCTCGCGCTCAGCGCTAATCTGTTGGCTGCTGGTATGCTGCTGTTTACCATCCTGTTCTACGCGGTT
The Sulfitobacter noctilucicola genome window above contains:
- the coxB gene encoding cytochrome c oxidase subunit II, which produces MKQLLSLSALMATFSALPALAQDALRIDGLEVIGTPVDGKMGFQPAVTRLAQDIHDLDYLILVIITIITVFVTGLMAWVVIRYNAKRNPTAASFTHHTPVEVAWTIGPILILVLIGAYSLPILFRQQEIPQADVTIKAIGNQWYWSYEYVDDGFGFDSYMIGAPATLTSEEEEAGAIANRLDDVMVAKLEEAGYSRNEWLLATDTAVVVPVGKTIVMQVTGSDVIHSWTIPAFGVKQDAVPGRLAELWFSAEKEGVYFGQCSELCGQAHAYMPITVKVVSEAAYQEWLGNAKEEYAGIPQTVKVASN